In Candidatus Kerfeldbacteria bacterium, a single genomic region encodes these proteins:
- a CDS encoding type IV pilus twitching motility protein PilT, with translation MAKIDDIFNKAIGRGASDIHLTVDRKPIFRVDGELAEMNGDVKPLTAKALQEMIFEILTDKQQQILLHERELDFSYEINNHGRFRVNCFWERDNIALAARIISGVIPAMQDLLMPEIVYDLMRMKQGLVLVTGPTGSGKSTTLAAMINLINQERAAHIVTLEDPIEFVYPPNSGKSLIVQRQLSSDMLSFASALKHVLRQDPNVILVGEMRDLETIGTTITLAETGHLVLATLHTYNAGQTVDRIIDVFPPHQQPQVRLQLSLFLKGIISQQLLPKIGGGRIAAREILINNHAIGNLIRENKIPQIKTVIQTSADEGMFTMDQDLKRLYEDGFIEKDIAKSYMATPQALDA, from the coding sequence ATGGCAAAAATCGACGACATATTTAATAAAGCAATCGGGCGCGGCGCCTCAGACATCCACCTGACGGTTGATCGAAAACCAATTTTTCGGGTTGACGGAGAATTAGCCGAAATGAACGGTGACGTCAAACCGCTAACCGCCAAAGCGCTGCAAGAGATGATTTTTGAAATCCTCACTGACAAGCAGCAACAAATTTTGTTACATGAGCGTGAGCTCGATTTTTCATACGAAATTAATAACCACGGACGGTTCCGGGTCAATTGTTTCTGGGAACGAGATAACATTGCTCTGGCGGCGCGTATTATTTCGGGAGTCATCCCAGCTATGCAAGATCTGTTAATGCCAGAAATCGTGTACGACTTGATGCGTATGAAACAAGGTCTCGTGCTGGTAACAGGCCCAACCGGCAGCGGTAAGTCAACCACGCTGGCGGCTATGATTAATCTGATAAACCAGGAGCGAGCGGCGCACATCGTCACCCTCGAGGATCCAATTGAATTTGTCTACCCACCTAATTCGGGGAAAAGCCTGATTGTCCAACGCCAATTATCATCAGACATGCTGTCGTTTGCCAGCGCCCTGAAGCACGTACTGCGCCAAGACCCCAATGTCATTCTGGTCGGTGAAATGCGTGATTTGGAAACGATTGGCACAACGATTACGCTAGCCGAAACAGGGCATTTGGTGCTAGCCACCCTCCACACCTATAATGCCGGCCAAACCGTTGATCGTATCATCGACGTATTCCCACCCCACCAACAGCCTCAAGTTCGACTTCAATTATCCCTCTTCCTCAAAGGCATCATTTCTCAACAGCTTTTGCCCAAAATCGGCGGAGGGCGTATTGCTGCCAGAGAAATTCTTATCAATAATCACGCGATTGGAAACCTCATCCGGGAAAACAAGATTCCCCAGATTAAAACAGTTATCCAGACCAGTGCTGACGAGGGAATGTTTACGATGGACCAAGATCTGAAACGATTATACGAGGACGGATTTATTGAAAAAGACATCGCCAAAAGCTACATGGCCACGCCTCAAGCTCTCGACGCTTGA
- a CDS encoding GIY-YIG nuclease family protein codes for MRGYVYILRDNKGKLYIGSTIDLNRRLTQHQVGHTKTTHRMIEPKLVFKQLFSTIAEARRTERKLKAWKRKDYIEKIIEDGYIRITLARP; via the coding sequence ATGCGTGGCTACGTCTACATATTGCGAGATAATAAAGGTAAACTATACATCGGCAGTACGATTGATCTCAACCGACGTTTGACTCAACATCAGGTAGGCCACACGAAAACAACCCACCGAATGATTGAGCCAAAACTTGTATTCAAACAACTGTTCTCTACAATTGCTGAAGCCCGACGCACCGAACGAAAACTGAAAGCGTGGAAGCGTAAAGATTATATTGAAAAAATAATTGAAGACGGATATATTAGGATTACTCTTGCGCGCCCGTAG
- a CDS encoding O-antigen ligase family protein, whose amino-acid sequence MDMLDAVIVIIFAFIWAYLAWRMLDWAVTLVILFLPVYLIRFNVGPLPMTLLELMVIIVVVTWSWRAIQERSRTHASSVFSPWRWLLIAWVVAGVLAVAISPDVRAALGLWKAYIIEPALFFIVFVNTIKTRQQVRGVVWALGVLAVVIGFVTLLQYTNILSIPGGYGLESPARATGMFPFPTAVGKIIGPIMGLFLGLLFGAARLWRGTLWETVREHGFVIGVLTFSLVALLFSVSRGAIAGVLVSLVVVSFFSRYRRALWAGLLVMAVAALMIPAIRSNIMDVVQASDVSTDVRLVMWKGATRIIQDHPVLGTGLASFPVVYGDYKEASHTEFFPNPDHLWLSLWIEMGLAGVVIFCIMMVRFFQMIRRALRQADAEVRSLAIGLMAAMIVLLVHGLLDTPYFKNDLAIQFWTLIGLAVTLRGLPAPQEKIINS is encoded by the coding sequence ATGGATATGCTTGATGCCGTTATAGTAATTATATTTGCTTTCATCTGGGCATATCTTGCCTGGCGCATGCTTGATTGGGCAGTGACGCTCGTGATTTTGTTTTTACCGGTATACTTGATTCGTTTTAATGTCGGGCCGTTACCCATGACGCTGCTTGAGCTTATGGTTATCATTGTTGTGGTGACGTGGAGCTGGCGCGCTATTCAAGAACGTAGTCGCACCCACGCGTCTTCCGTATTTTCCCCTTGGCGTTGGCTACTCATTGCCTGGGTGGTAGCCGGAGTTCTGGCTGTGGCTATTTCACCTGATGTGCGTGCGGCGCTAGGTTTATGGAAAGCATATATCATCGAACCAGCGTTGTTTTTCATAGTATTTGTTAATACCATTAAAACGCGTCAGCAGGTGCGCGGAGTTGTGTGGGCGCTCGGGGTGCTCGCCGTGGTGATTGGTTTTGTGACGCTTTTGCAATATACGAATATTTTGAGCATTCCGGGTGGGTATGGCCTCGAATCCCCGGCTCGAGCTACCGGCATGTTTCCATTCCCTACCGCAGTCGGGAAAATCATTGGTCCGATTATGGGGTTGTTTCTCGGTTTACTCTTTGGCGCAGCGCGCCTATGGCGGGGGACGCTCTGGGAAACAGTCCGTGAGCACGGATTTGTCATTGGCGTGCTGACGTTTAGTTTGGTGGCACTATTGTTTTCTGTTTCCCGCGGCGCGATAGCAGGGGTGCTCGTCAGTTTGGTGGTAGTTAGTTTTTTTTCCCGCTATCGCCGCGCGCTTTGGGCGGGCTTGTTAGTGATGGCCGTCGCTGCCTTAATGATTCCGGCGATTCGAAGTAATATTATGGATGTCGTTCAGGCGTCTGACGTGTCCACTGACGTGCGGCTCGTGATGTGGAAAGGAGCGACTCGCATTATTCAGGATCATCCGGTATTGGGTACTGGTTTAGCGAGTTTCCCAGTGGTCTACGGTGATTATAAAGAAGCGTCACACACAGAGTTTTTCCCCAACCCCGATCACCTATGGTTATCCTTGTGGATTGAGATGGGGTTGGCGGGTGTCGTAATATTTTGTATTATGATGGTACGTTTTTTCCAAATGATACGGCGAGCACTGCGGCAAGCAGATGCTGAGGTACGGTCACTGGCGATTGGGCTGATGGCGGCGATGATTGTACTGCTTGTGCATGGACTGCTTGATACCCCTTATTTTAAAAATGATTTAGCCATTCAATTTTGGACTTTAATTGGGTTGGCGGTTACCCTTCGGGGCTTGCCAGCTCCACAAGAGAAAATAATTAATTCATAA
- a CDS encoding glycosyltransferase family 39 protein, translating into MRIRNWLRRHAFEMALLAVVVVVGSLLRLVDVGPSMHFGTDEGRDAFVVNQLVTGESIPLLGPAAPNNRPDFHLGAFFYYLLAPGYLVSNSSPTAGAVTIAIFSSLSIIFIYAIGRALWDWRAGLAAAALYSTSFLMVYYGRWAWNPNVVPFFMLVIMWCAIQIIQKKMQPVAWHLYVLGIAVGAIIQLHGTALLVVPVMLGILGVYYRPRFRWWQYFLGLLLVAAMNLPTIIYDITNRLANARGFIRVMTQSDSPHTLSIGQRLDRLYHLVENFFQDCLTHGVPSRWWQSLLVILVLGIGVHTVRAWKSPQQKERLIIMTLWFLVPLLIFAQYQEAIPTHYFAILFPVPFLFVGWLMYVVGKHRLAQLVCGSIVIFLCFVQAWFSVQLVHDLAPTGSRASSYPLRLDEMQAAVQLITDDANGVSFTVQSYPLGSYDRSFSYLFMRAGIAPSVVSAGLDYRIVVSPQYPIDQWSAFGDVQSAWQSGPLRVLRVAPPTD; encoded by the coding sequence ATGCGCATACGTAATTGGCTACGACGACACGCGTTTGAAATGGCGCTCCTGGCCGTGGTAGTGGTTGTCGGGTCATTGTTGCGCCTAGTTGACGTTGGCCCCAGCATGCATTTCGGGACAGACGAAGGACGGGATGCATTTGTCGTGAATCAGCTGGTAACTGGCGAATCAATCCCACTGCTCGGACCAGCCGCCCCTAATAATCGGCCCGATTTTCATCTCGGAGCATTCTTTTATTATCTACTTGCTCCTGGTTATCTTGTGTCGAATAGTTCGCCCACGGCTGGTGCGGTAACAATTGCGATTTTTTCGTCACTGAGTATCATATTCATCTACGCGATTGGTCGTGCACTCTGGGATTGGCGTGCCGGCCTGGCTGCCGCTGCACTCTATAGCACCAGTTTTTTGATGGTGTACTATGGCCGATGGGCCTGGAATCCGAATGTGGTTCCATTCTTTATGCTGGTGATCATGTGGTGCGCTATTCAGATTATTCAGAAGAAAATGCAACCAGTCGCGTGGCATCTCTATGTTCTTGGTATCGCTGTAGGCGCGATCATTCAGCTTCATGGTACGGCGCTGCTTGTGGTACCTGTAATGTTAGGAATACTCGGGGTTTACTATCGGCCGCGATTTCGCTGGTGGCAATATTTTTTGGGCTTGCTACTGGTTGCCGCCATGAATCTCCCAACAATTATTTACGATATTACGAATCGATTGGCTAACGCACGAGGTTTTATCCGCGTGATGACACAGTCAGATAGTCCACACACGCTATCGATTGGGCAACGCCTTGATCGCTTGTATCATTTGGTGGAGAACTTTTTTCAGGACTGTCTCACTCATGGAGTCCCCTCGCGATGGTGGCAGTCGCTTCTGGTGATATTGGTTCTGGGTATTGGCGTTCATACAGTGCGCGCCTGGAAATCGCCACAGCAGAAAGAGCGCCTGATCATCATGACACTCTGGTTCTTGGTACCATTATTAATTTTTGCTCAATACCAGGAAGCAATCCCAACACATTATTTTGCCATATTATTTCCCGTGCCTTTTCTGTTCGTTGGCTGGCTGATGTATGTTGTTGGGAAACACCGATTGGCACAATTGGTTTGCGGGTCGATCGTCATCTTCCTTTGTTTTGTACAGGCTTGGTTTTCTGTACAGCTCGTGCATGACCTAGCGCCAACTGGTTCGCGCGCTAGTTCGTATCCATTGCGTTTAGATGAAATGCAGGCAGCGGTTCAATTGATTACTGATGATGCGAACGGTGTATCATTCACCGTGCAGTCATATCCCCTGGGTTCGTATGACCGAAGCTTTTCGTATCTTTTTATGAGGGCTGGCATAGCGCCCTCGGTGGTTTCGGCAGGCCTTGATTATCGTATAGTGGTGAGTCCTCAGTATCCGATTGATCAATGGAGTGCATTCGGTGATGTACAATCAGCCTGGCAGTCAGGCCCCCTGAGGGTGCTGCGTGTGGCGCCCCCTACTGATTAG
- a CDS encoding O-antigen ligase family protein yields the protein MRIAWLDEMSLIDRLLLVVMLCGVLGLSLGLTMAPWYFGCAAVVFIAVVLLIVRRPSFGVYVIAAALPFERLGAYELGGVTIRLSQIMLFATAVAWLIHQVMDRPARLVRNPLLLPLSIFLAVNVMSLINTPNLPRSIIVLAYITFTASLVFWIPNLITNTAQIKRLIAVMLISYVLVSAFGLFQFAGDMLGLPPEITGLRDLYTQDVLGFTRVQSTAYEPLYFANYLLLPIAIVFTFFLSQRSAMTGTVALVLFGLGMVAFILTVSRGAYIAIAGMLMVIALFYLKRVLRPRLIVSFVLVGVIVGWIVLRALGAGGGLFTLEKFQEHVINVFYGASFNERVYTFEQASLAWQEDRLLGVGVGAFGPWVAPHPAYMPDDGWKIVNNEFIEILAETGLLGLISFLSLLVLLLIRTFRAIRITRDGYLRAVLVASLAAVIGIIIQYQTFSTLYIMHVWFAIAFLVAAQNISMSDAHT from the coding sequence ATGCGTATCGCCTGGCTCGACGAAATGTCTCTAATCGATCGCCTCTTATTAGTGGTCATGCTGTGCGGCGTGCTCGGGCTTAGCCTGGGACTAACGATGGCGCCGTGGTATTTTGGGTGTGCTGCGGTGGTGTTTATCGCCGTGGTGCTCTTGATAGTGCGTCGGCCGTCGTTCGGGGTATATGTTATTGCCGCGGCGTTGCCGTTTGAGCGATTGGGGGCATATGAGCTTGGCGGGGTGACCATTCGTTTAAGCCAAATTATGTTGTTTGCTACCGCCGTAGCGTGGTTAATTCATCAAGTCATGGATCGCCCGGCGCGTTTGGTTCGCAATCCACTGTTACTGCCACTCAGTATTTTTCTTGCGGTAAACGTTATGTCGCTCATTAATACTCCAAATTTGCCGCGCTCCATTATCGTTTTAGCATATATTACATTTACTGCCAGCTTAGTATTTTGGATTCCAAATCTGATAACCAATACCGCTCAAATCAAACGATTGATTGCGGTTATGCTGATCAGTTACGTTTTAGTCAGTGCATTTGGCCTGTTCCAGTTTGCCGGTGATATGTTGGGACTCCCTCCCGAAATTACCGGCCTGCGCGATTTGTACACCCAGGACGTGCTTGGCTTCACTCGAGTTCAGTCAACTGCATACGAGCCACTGTACTTTGCTAATTATTTATTATTGCCGATTGCAATTGTCTTTACTTTCTTTTTATCACAACGAAGCGCCATGACCGGGACAGTCGCGCTTGTTCTCTTTGGTCTGGGAATGGTAGCTTTTATCCTTACGGTATCGCGTGGCGCATATATCGCCATTGCCGGGATGCTCATGGTGATTGCGCTATTTTATCTCAAGCGCGTGTTGCGACCGCGGTTAATCGTGTCGTTCGTGTTGGTGGGAGTGATCGTCGGCTGGATTGTGCTCCGCGCATTGGGGGCAGGCGGCGGATTATTTACACTAGAAAAATTTCAGGAGCATGTCATCAATGTTTTTTACGGGGCTTCATTTAATGAGCGGGTGTACACGTTTGAGCAAGCCTCGCTCGCCTGGCAGGAAGACCGGTTGCTCGGTGTAGGTGTGGGGGCGTTCGGTCCCTGGGTGGCCCCTCACCCTGCGTATATGCCTGATGACGGCTGGAAGATTGTTAATAATGAGTTTATCGAAATTTTGGCGGAGACCGGATTACTCGGGCTGATTAGTTTTTTGAGCTTGCTGGTGCTACTGCTTATACGCACGTTTCGGGCTATCCGCATTACCCGTGATGGGTATCTTCGGGCGGTACTCGTCGCATCATTAGCCGCGGTGATCGGCATAATTATCCAGTATCAGACATTTTCAACGCTGTATATAATGCACGTTTGGTTTGCCATAGCTTTTTTAGTAGCAGCACAAAATATTTCCATGAGCGATGCGCATACGTAA
- a CDS encoding glycosyltransferase family 4 protein: MRPILILKFPYSSLFGGGERHTLMIVEAMQKKGLSFFFAGSCRVLLKEFRARRWLAMRWWAGPEPVSRWTLLLWPFTAPLAGLSLLGLLLWYRLRHGVRTLYCLSLTEKILGTIPARLCGMRVIWIEHVTCERWLSQNPLRWWYARMARLVNIVPVSHVIATQLQDDIHVPAERIQVIYTGINLKQFVRKDYDWEKSARYNIGCVARLEKEKGIEYLLHALKIVREFVPFARLIIVGEGSERKKLTWLTERLDLKEHVQWIGRQRDVAPWYHYFDAYVLPSVTRESFGITILEAMASGIPVIASRIGGTGEIITHGVNGRLAQPGNSQDLADQLLWLYNNRSAVRTMVDAAYDRVAHDFSEVRMMQQFYALLVH; this comes from the coding sequence ATGCGGCCAATTCTCATATTAAAATTTCCCTATTCTTCACTTTTTGGCGGTGGTGAGCGCCATACGCTTATGATTGTGGAAGCGATGCAAAAGAAGGGACTGTCTTTTTTCTTTGCCGGCTCCTGCCGAGTACTCCTGAAGGAGTTCCGCGCTCGACGATGGCTGGCTATGCGCTGGTGGGCGGGCCCAGAACCAGTTTCTCGTTGGACACTCTTACTGTGGCCTTTTACCGCGCCGTTGGCCGGACTTTCATTGCTTGGATTGTTGCTGTGGTATCGATTGCGTCATGGAGTACGGACTTTGTATTGTTTGTCGCTTACTGAAAAAATATTAGGCACCATTCCTGCCCGATTGTGTGGTATGCGCGTTATTTGGATCGAACACGTGACCTGCGAGCGCTGGCTATCGCAAAATCCCTTGCGTTGGTGGTACGCTCGAATGGCTCGCTTGGTTAACATCGTTCCCGTATCTCATGTCATCGCCACCCAACTCCAAGACGATATTCATGTCCCCGCTGAGCGGATTCAGGTGATTTATACGGGGATTAATTTGAAGCAGTTCGTGCGTAAGGATTATGATTGGGAGAAATCGGCACGCTATAATATTGGTTGTGTAGCACGGCTTGAGAAAGAAAAGGGAATTGAATATTTATTGCATGCTTTGAAAATTGTTCGCGAGTTTGTTCCATTTGCTCGATTGATTATTGTTGGTGAAGGGAGTGAGCGGAAAAAATTAACTTGGTTGACGGAACGGCTTGATCTGAAAGAGCACGTGCAATGGATTGGCCGCCAGCGCGATGTAGCGCCCTGGTACCATTATTTTGATGCGTATGTCTTACCGTCCGTTACCCGAGAATCATTCGGCATCACCATCCTGGAAGCAATGGCCAGCGGCATTCCCGTGATTGCTTCGCGGATCGGCGGTACTGGTGAAATCATTACGCATGGGGTGAACGGTCGTTTGGCGCAACCGGGCAATAGCCAGGATTTAGCCGATCAATTATTATGGTTGTATAACAATCGATCAGCCGTTCGTACCATGGTTGACGCGGCCTATGATCGAGTCGCGCACGATTTCAGTGAGGTGCGCATGATGCAGCAATTTTATGCGCTTTTGGTCCACTAA
- a CDS encoding flippase — translation MSNTRAIAHNTIVQIIGKGISTIIGVVVVGLLTRYLGEAGFGQYTIVMAYLQLFGILVDMGLYVILVKRISEPGIDADAVASNILTLRLISAVVFLGLAPLVILFFDYPSIVKMGVLITTLSFFGITLNQVLSGIFQKHMRMDKVVIAEVVGRIVLVAGTYGCVVLDLNLLWILAVVSVSSLVNFMMTYVFSRQFIRLRLRFDWEVWRSVIRDAWPIALSIGFNLLYFKTDVLFLSHYQGDAAVGLYGAANKVLEVLVTFPAMFAGLVLPLLTAAWVSGDRERFRGILQKSYDAMLMVALPLIVGTMLLADPIMHLVAPEFSASPDILRLLIVATGIIFVGNLFGNTVVALNRQRATLWLYGAIAGIALVGYMVAIPAHSYYGAAVVRIVAEFLITLSMISIVGITSKVWPRFGTMAKVVVACAAMGAVIFILRDAHVLLAIIGGVIAYGVGLLVMRAVTTDTIREIISIRR, via the coding sequence ATGTCAAATACTCGCGCCATTGCGCATAATACTATCGTTCAAATAATCGGCAAAGGAATCAGCACCATCATCGGCGTTGTTGTGGTGGGACTGTTGACGCGGTATTTGGGCGAAGCAGGATTTGGACAGTACACCATTGTGATGGCGTATCTGCAACTCTTTGGCATTCTGGTGGATATGGGGCTGTATGTTATTTTGGTGAAGCGCATATCAGAGCCGGGCATTGATGCTGACGCAGTCGCGAGTAATATTTTAACCTTGCGGTTAATTTCAGCGGTAGTGTTTCTAGGCTTAGCGCCGCTGGTCATTTTATTTTTTGATTACCCGAGTATAGTTAAGATGGGCGTGCTGATCACCACGCTGTCCTTTTTTGGCATTACGCTCAACCAAGTGTTATCCGGGATATTTCAGAAGCACATGCGCATGGATAAAGTGGTCATCGCTGAAGTGGTAGGTCGAATCGTACTGGTAGCCGGAACATACGGGTGTGTCGTGCTTGATTTGAATTTACTCTGGATATTGGCGGTAGTGAGTGTCAGCAGTCTCGTGAATTTCATGATGACGTACGTCTTCAGCCGGCAGTTTATTCGGCTCCGTTTACGATTTGATTGGGAAGTCTGGCGGTCGGTGATTCGAGACGCGTGGCCAATCGCCCTATCGATCGGATTTAATTTATTGTATTTCAAAACTGACGTACTTTTTCTCTCCCATTATCAGGGTGATGCGGCCGTTGGCTTGTATGGTGCAGCTAATAAGGTGTTAGAAGTACTCGTGACATTCCCCGCCATGTTTGCCGGCTTGGTGTTGCCGTTGTTAACCGCGGCATGGGTGAGCGGTGACCGGGAACGTTTTCGCGGCATATTACAAAAATCATATGATGCGATGCTGATGGTAGCGCTCCCCTTGATTGTGGGCACGATGCTGTTAGCTGACCCCATTATGCATTTAGTTGCCCCTGAATTCTCGGCTTCGCCGGATATTTTACGTTTATTAATAGTTGCTACGGGAATCATTTTTGTTGGTAATTTGTTTGGCAATACGGTGGTAGCGCTTAATCGTCAGCGTGCTACGCTTTGGTTGTACGGAGCGATTGCAGGGATAGCGTTAGTAGGATATATGGTCGCCATCCCCGCGCATTCATATTATGGAGCGGCGGTGGTACGCATTGTGGCCGAGTTTTTGATTACACTTTCGATGATCAGCATCGTGGGCATTACCAGCAAAGTGTGGCCACGCTTTGGCACCATGGCTAAAGTTGTCGTGGCGTGCGCGGCGATGGGAGCGGTAATTTTCATATTGCGCGACGCGCATGTGCTGCTGGCGATCATCGGCGGGGTGATTGCCTATGGTGTGGGGTTATTAGTTATGCGAGCCGTCACGACTGACACCATTCGAGAAATTATTAGTATTCGTCGATAG
- a CDS encoding ferric reductase-like transmembrane domain-containing protein, producing the protein MNQLPVNLRMWRSAILLAFGILVVLVGYVYLYNDGLTALAWSQAVAGTAALMIGISFALSGIGYWWDFLDARVGYRKYYGLVGYYFALLHSVMLLFIFPNRYWYGFFENFFTPNIILGLIAMTILTMMAIVSNNWAMRRLGPIHWRQLLRLGYLAYALLIVRALYIEGGNWLAWLRSFDGLPPPRLIVSICAAAVIIFRGSVFISKKARAARAQTLASQPAPASAENKTPAADMHQGGESNQ; encoded by the coding sequence ATGAATCAACTTCCTGTGAACCTTCGTATGTGGCGCAGCGCAATACTGCTTGCGTTCGGCATCTTGGTGGTGCTGGTGGGTTATGTGTACCTCTATAACGACGGATTAACGGCGCTCGCCTGGAGCCAGGCCGTGGCGGGCACTGCCGCACTCATGATTGGTATTTCTTTTGCCCTCTCTGGCATCGGCTACTGGTGGGATTTCCTGGATGCCCGCGTCGGCTACCGTAAATATTACGGTCTAGTCGGGTACTATTTTGCCCTGCTACACTCGGTCATGCTGCTCTTCATCTTTCCCAATCGATATTGGTATGGATTTTTTGAAAACTTTTTTACACCAAACATCATCCTTGGCCTGATCGCCATGACCATTCTAACGATGATGGCAATTGTCTCAAATAATTGGGCAATGCGGCGCCTGGGGCCAATTCACTGGCGGCAACTCTTGCGCCTTGGATACCTCGCTTATGCGCTCTTAATTGTTCGAGCGCTATATATAGAAGGGGGGAATTGGCTTGCCTGGCTTCGATCATTTGATGGATTGCCGCCGCCTCGATTAATAGTCTCCATTTGTGCTGCCGCGGTTATTATCTTCCGTGGATCGGTATTTATTTCGAAAAAAGCGCGAGCGGCTCGAGCCCAGACGCTCGCCAGCCAGCCGGCACCGGCGTCAGCGGAAAATAAAACCCCCGCCGCTGATATGCACCAGGGCGGGGAGAGCAATCAAT